A window of Pyrinomonadaceae bacterium genomic DNA:
GTTCCGATTGCGGCACGGTGCTCCCGCTATGGAAAATGAAATGCACGAATTGCGGTCGATTGGCCCTGAGTTGGTTGCACATGATCGTGGCGACGATAGTGTTGGGGCCAGTGCTCTTCATGCTGCTGAAGTTAATTTAGCTGGTCGAAAGATGAACGGTCTGCGAGTTTACGTTAACATTCTGCCCGAGGAACGCGCCACAGACTCGGGTGCGTTTTATAGTCGTCGCGAAAATGGTCCGTTTTATCGGTGGACGCTGGCTGACAGACAGTGGTCGGCTTCTCGTGTATCATCGGCGAGCTTTTCCAGCAAAGATTTGAGCGCGACCAGCTGGAAGCTCGTTCCCACGGCGCTGCAGCGAAGCATCGTCGACCATTATCAAGATTGAGTTTAGTTTTAAGGAGAGATACTGAATGGCTAAAGATGATCTGGTTCCAGCGGAGGGCGTGATAATCGACAAGCAGCCCAACGCTTTTTTTAAGGTAAAGCTCGACAACAGCTCGCACGTGGTGCTGGCTGCGGTGTCGGGCAAGATGCGCAAGCATCGCATTCGCATCCTGGTCGGCGATCGTGTCAGCGTTGAGATGTCGCCCTACGACTTGTCCCGCGGACGCATCACTTATCGATACAAGTAATTCTTCCCTGACGGCAGTTAGTGATCCGAAAAAGGGCCTCCCACCTGCATCGGCTCTATACCTTCCTATTCTTCTTTTCTAAAACCGAATTTGTGGAACTCGAAATGCTCTAAGAGTTCCCGAAGAATGCCAAAACCTAAGAGAAACCGGCCGTGGTGGCTGGAGGAGGACGGCGGAATCTGTCCGGCATGCAGTCAGGCGTATGCATACCAGACGGAGGTTCGTTGCGTGGATTGCGACGGCCCGCTGTGCGTAATGTGCGTCGAGACGACCATCGAAATCGAGATTCGTTGTTCAAGTTGTACGCCGTGTGAGACGGCTAAAACTGCGAGGGCATGATGGCTGCGCGAGCAATCTGGAAAGGGAATCTGAAACTGGCGGCTACGAAGCTGCCGGTAAAGTTGTACTCGGCCGTCAAGGACCAGACTGTGCGGTTTCATGTTCTCGATGTTAAG
This region includes:
- the infA gene encoding translation initiation factor IF-1, with product MAKDDLVPAEGVIIDKQPNAFFKVKLDNSSHVVLAAVSGKMRKHRIRILVGDRVSVEMSPYDLSRGRITYRYK